One genomic window of Cyanobium sp. ATX 6F1 includes the following:
- a CDS encoding type I restriction-modification system subunit M, with protein MSDSASFATDLSEEDDLEDDLGDLLLEVLPGDGSTIGNLSAREALGRAAERQIDEEEYTTVKDRLVGLGLILKGQGRGGTIRLAEGIEGGGRYEASAAPSGNGRGKAKKETPAKDFKAVLWASADKLRAQMDAAEYKHLVLGLIFLKYISDTFVEQQQKVLVMVSDPESDNYVGDDPAEQQASLEDRDYYTQENVFWVPADARWESLRAKAKQPEIGQLIDKALVAIENENPTLRGKLDKRFGAAQLEPGRMGELVDLISTIGFGDSKKSGDILGEVYSYFLGLFALAEGKKGGEFLTPPSGVKLLVAVLAPHRGRVYDPCCGTGGMFVYSEEFVESHGGRRDDISIYGQESNPTTWRLAAMNLAIRGFAADLGQEPADTFSRDQYPDLKFDYIMANPPFNISDWGGEKYEIDPRWKFGRPPAGNANYGWLQHILWKLRPGGQAGVILANGSMSSNQSGEGQIREAMVRGDVVEAMVAMPSQLFFNTQIPACIWFLSNDKTQRGRDRRGETLFIDARKMGTMETRVNRVLTDEDIDKIAAAVHAWRGNGEVTDTYEDVAGFCYSAKLGEIEKNGFVLTPGRYVGAADVEVDGEAFEEKMKRLTRLLKQQQEEGARLDQQIAENLRRLGYEF; from the coding sequence TTGAGCGACTCAGCAAGCTTTGCGACTGATCTGAGCGAAGAGGACGACCTAGAAGACGACCTGGGGGATCTGCTGCTGGAGGTGCTTCCAGGGGACGGCAGCACGATTGGGAACCTTTCAGCAAGAGAAGCACTGGGTCGGGCAGCGGAGCGCCAGATAGATGAAGAGGAATACACAACAGTCAAAGACCGCTTGGTGGGTCTGGGTCTGATCCTCAAAGGACAAGGGAGAGGAGGAACCATTCGCCTTGCAGAAGGCATTGAGGGCGGTGGTCGTTATGAGGCATCCGCTGCTCCCAGTGGCAACGGTCGAGGCAAAGCGAAGAAGGAAACACCCGCCAAGGATTTCAAAGCAGTGCTCTGGGCGAGTGCCGACAAACTGCGGGCACAGATGGATGCGGCGGAATACAAGCATTTGGTTCTGGGGCTGATCTTCCTCAAATACATCTCAGACACCTTTGTCGAGCAGCAGCAAAAGGTGCTGGTGATGGTGAGCGACCCAGAATCGGACAACTACGTAGGAGACGACCCAGCAGAGCAGCAAGCATCACTGGAGGATCGCGACTACTACACCCAAGAAAACGTGTTCTGGGTGCCTGCTGATGCTCGCTGGGAATCACTACGAGCAAAGGCAAAGCAACCTGAGATCGGGCAACTGATCGACAAGGCACTGGTCGCCATCGAGAACGAGAACCCAACACTGCGGGGCAAGTTAGATAAGCGATTTGGTGCCGCTCAACTAGAACCAGGACGCATGGGCGAACTGGTGGATCTGATCTCCACCATCGGTTTTGGAGATAGCAAGAAATCAGGAGACATACTGGGAGAGGTCTACTCTTACTTTCTTGGTCTGTTTGCACTCGCAGAAGGCAAAAAAGGTGGTGAGTTTTTAACTCCTCCATCTGGGGTCAAACTTCTTGTTGCCGTCTTGGCACCACATCGGGGCAGAGTGTATGACCCCTGCTGTGGAACAGGCGGAATGTTTGTCTACAGCGAAGAGTTTGTTGAATCGCACGGTGGCAGACGAGATGATATTTCGATTTACGGACAGGAGAGCAATCCAACAACCTGGCGATTGGCGGCAATGAATCTGGCGATTCGTGGTTTCGCCGCCGACTTGGGGCAAGAACCTGCAGACACGTTCTCAAGAGATCAATACCCTGATCTCAAATTTGATTATATAATGGCAAACCCGCCTTTCAATATCTCCGATTGGGGAGGCGAAAAATACGAAATTGATCCCCGCTGGAAGTTTGGACGCCCACCAGCCGGTAATGCCAACTATGGATGGTTACAACACATCCTCTGGAAACTGCGACCAGGGGGACAAGCAGGGGTCATTCTTGCCAATGGATCAATGAGTTCCAATCAGAGTGGAGAGGGGCAGATAAGAGAAGCGATGGTGCGGGGCGATGTGGTGGAAGCAATGGTGGCAATGCCCAGTCAGTTGTTTTTCAATACTCAGATTCCTGCCTGCATCTGGTTCCTGTCGAACGACAAGACCCAGCGTGGTCGTGATCGAAGGGGCGAGACCTTGTTTATTGATGCTCGCAAGATGGGAACAATGGAAACACGGGTCAACCGTGTGCTGACGGATGAGGATATTGACAAGATTGCTGCTGCCGTTCACGCCTGGCGTGGCAATGGCGAGGTGACTGATACTTATGAGGATGTTGCTGGGTTCTGCTACAGCGCCAAGTTAGGAGAGATTGAAAAGAATGGTTTTGTGCTCACGCCTGGGCGTTATGTGGGAGCAGCAGATGTTGAAGTCGATGGCGAGGCATTTGAGGAGAAGATGAAGCGCCTCACTCGTCTGCTGAAGCAGCAACAGGAAGAAGGGGCAAGGTTGGATCAGCAGATTGCTGAGAACCTCAGGAGGTTGGGATATGAGTTCTGA